Part of the Blastocatellia bacterium genome, GCTGCACATGAAGGGCCGCCAGGCCAATGCAGGGAGCCGTGTTGCGACCGAGCGGCTCGCTGAGAATACTCACGCGATGATGGGCAAACAGGTCTTTCACCAACGACTCGTGAGCGCGATTGATGACAAGGAAAATGTTCTCCTCCCCCGTCAGAGGGGCGACCCGATAAAAGGTCTCCATGATGAGCGGGCGCGCGCCGGTGATGTTCAAAAATTGCTTGGGGAGCGACTCCCGACTGGCGGGCCAAAAGCGCGTTCCCGATCCCCCGGCCATGATAGCAATATACATAACCCCGTTCTCCTTTTGATTTCCCGGTCAGCTCTTTCTTACCACACCCGCAAGGAGAAGACAAAGGCCGGCCAGGGAGCGTAGACCTTCCAGTTTAAAGTAGCGCAACTTTCCAGTCCGCGGAAAAAGCGCAGGCTCGAAAGCCCGCGCCACATCGCTACGGCCTATGGACGATGGGACGGCGTCCCGTCTATGATGAAGCAGGCTATGAGCAGCGAGCGGTCAGGGAGCAAAGACGCCGAGCATAAGCAGCAGGGGTTTTTCACTCGTCTCCGGGCCGAGCTTGATGCCATCGAACATGACATTCAGGAGGAATTCCCCGACTGGCCGGAGATCAAACGGCGCATCCGCCGATGGATCGTGACATGTTTCCTTGTCGGTTTCGCGCTCGTGGGACTTCTCCTCTTGCGCCAGTGGTGGATGGCCCGCGAACAGGCTCGTCGTCAATGGGAACGGGCGCGAACGATCCAGCTCATCAGTCCGACCGAAGAGGTGCGGGAAGAAATCATCGAGTTCGTCTGGCGACCCTCGCCCCTGGCCGCGTCCTACGTCGTCGAATTGAGCGATGCCACTTATCGGCTTCTCTGGCAAAGCGAGCGGGTGAAGGTGGTCGAGGTGACGCTTCCCCAGGGCGTGCGGCAGCGCCTGGAGCGCGGTCAGGTCTACATCTGGCAGGTGCGCGGATTCGACGACAAGGGGAACGAAGTCGCGCGCTCGCCCTTTGACCACATCACCATTATTCGCTAGCTCGCACCGAGCGATCCCTCTTCCCCTGTGTGTGGACCTTCCCTGTCCGAATCGCCCGCGGATGGAAAAACGGAGCCCGTCGGAACTTTCTCCGGCATCCGGCGAGTCCCCTTCGTCCAGACCAAGGAGAGGTCTGGCTTTACGACTATTGACACCTTTGGCGACGATCTTCTACTCTCTTCCGCCATGAACATCTACTTGCTGACGGTCATTGTTTATCTCGTTTTTCTCACCGGCGTCAGTCTCTACAAGTCGCGGGCGGTGAAATCGGAAGCCGACTTCATGGTGGCGGGGAGGAAGTTGAGCGCGCCGATTCTGGTGGGGACGCTTCTGGCAACCTGGATTGGTTCGGGTTCGATCATTGCCAGCGCCGGACTCGCCTATCGAGAAGGATTCGCCGCGTTGTGGTTCGATGCCGGGGTATGGGTGGCGCTCATCGTCATCTATTTCATCGCCGGACGAGCGCGAGCGCTGGAACAGATGACGGTTCCCGACATTCTCGAAATCCGCTACAACCGCTGGGCGCGCATTCTGGCCACCGGCGTCATCATCATTGCGTACACCGTCATTGCCTCCTATCAGTTTCGCGCCGGAGGCCTCGTGCTCAATATCGTCACGGGACTGGACACCGACCAGGGGATCCTCCTCACAGCGATCTTCGTGACGGCCTTCACGGCGACGGCGGGATTGATCTCGGTGGCCTATACGGACATCTTCAACGGGTTGCTCATGCTGGGAGGGATTTTCCTCGCCTATCCTCCGTTGCTCGAGCGGGCGGGAGGATGGACGGGCGTGCGGGAGCGATTGGAGGCGACGCTGGGTCACGCCGGCGCGGCGGAGAGGTTGAGTTTGATGGGCGATTTCACCTGGCAGGAAGCCTTCTCCTATGCCTTGCCGACGCTGCTGCTGATGCTGGGTTTGGCCAATATGTACCAGAGGTTTTTCTCGGCTCGCGATGCGAAGGCCGCGCGCCAGGCCGTCGTCGGATGGATCCTGGGAACCGTCGCCATTGAAACGATGATCGTCGTGCTGGCTGTGATCGGATCGGGATTGTTTCCTGAACTGGGGCAGCAGCAGCGCAGTGAGCAGGTCCTTCTCTATGCCGCTCGCGAGGGCCTGCCGATTTTTGCCGGTTGTGCACTTTTGGCCGCCGCCGTGGCCATCATCGTCTCGACGGCCGATAGCTTTCTCCTCGTTCCGGCGACGAGCATTGTGCGCGACATTTATCACCGGTTCATCAATCCTCAGGCGTCGGAAAA contains:
- a CDS encoding sodium:solute symporter family protein, whose protein sequence is MNIYLLTVIVYLVFLTGVSLYKSRAVKSEADFMVAGRKLSAPILVGTLLATWIGSGSIIASAGLAYREGFAALWFDAGVWVALIVIYFIAGRARALEQMTVPDILEIRYNRWARILATGVIIIAYTVIASYQFRAGGLVLNIVTGLDTDQGILLTAIFVTAFTATAGLISVAYTDIFNGLLMLGGIFLAYPPLLERAGGWTGVRERLEATLGHAGAAERLSLMGDFTWQEAFSYALPTLLLMLGLANMYQRFFSARDAKAARQAVVGWILGTVAIETMIVVLAVIGSGLFPELGQQQRSEQVLLYAAREGLPIFAGCALLAAAVAIIVSTADSFLLVPATSIVRDIYHRFINPQASEKQLVLYSRLVVIGLGVVAYVLVRFYQTVLEAALFSYTMYGVGVTPALLAAFLWKRASIAGGVSSIAAGMVLTILWEFGGLAERTGIQTIYAALLASLVCLIGVSLLTPPPARSHWQPFFPAKENAT